The following are encoded together in the Rhizoctonia solani chromosome 10, complete sequence genome:
- a CDS encoding UDP-glucoronosyl and UDP-glucosyl transferase yields the protein MSDTPLSHVVFVSAPSWGHLRPSLKTSLRMVEKFDSIFISFFVYDLEVPKARKYLAAQPSKYSSRIGIINASGDEVQPALSPANPVAIIEYLEQAFSSWIAKELQETGTTQIEGRTVAKPSWIIEDLFNGGVSLACKDVHNLPVVTWWSTTAASLISQQGNKENGHGGRIYEHLVQQKGTPPAELSKIYLESFSDRLVCIPGLPVHHEWELVTQYLPFAPPLVSSLAARRENMLKYIDAMICCTTLEMEPISAGALSNALSQPLSPFFIGPAVDLPSPQQPDPDSPVTQFLDRTYAEKGSHSVVYVAFGTVFFPPPSSTSHLMAALDEIPKAGLRFIFALSSRGAQVDQSWIDAHIRAGNAIFPEWTNQTQVLEHPAIHYFISHGGWSSSTEALVRGVPMIFWPFVSDQPANASQIASVHNCGFELLQVRTGPAKSAAYRNGAEVKIVGSDDAVREEMRGILELTKGPRGEHQRANTRLLGKAIANSLAPGGSADIELEKFGKMMGLL from the exons ATGTCTGACACACCCTTGAGCCATGTGGTATTTGTTTCTGCACCTTCATGGG GTCACCTGCGTCCATCTCTGAAGACTTCACTTCGGATGGTTGAGAAATTTGACAGCATTTTCATAT CTTTCTTTGTGTACGACCTCGAAGTACCCAAAGCTAGGAAGTACCTCGCCGCTCAACCTTCGAAGTACTCGAGCCGAATCGGGATCATCAATGCTTCCGGAGATGAAGTTCAGCCCGCGCTATCCCCTGCCAATCCTGTCGCAATCATCGAGTACTTGGAACAAGCATTCAGCTCATGGATCGCCAAAGAGCTTCAAGAAACCGGTACAACCCAAATCGAAGGTCGAACTGTCGCGAAGCCGAGTTGGATTATCGAGGACCTGTTTAATGGAGGCGTGTCTTTGGCATGCAAAGACGTACATAACCTTCCGGTTGTGACATGGTGGTCGACCACGGCGGCATCCTTGATCAG CCAACAAGGAAACAAGGAGAATGGTCACGGAGGCAGGATCTATGAACATCTGGTCCAGCAAAAAGGCACCCCACCGGCCGAACTGAGCAAAATCTACCTTGAG AGCTTCTCAGATCGACTGGTCTGTATACCAGGGCTTCCGGTCCACCATGAGTGGGAACTCGTTACTCAATACCTTCCGTTCGCTCCTCCGCTTGTGTCAAGTTTGGCCGCAAGGCGAGAGAATATGCTCAAGTACATTGATGCGATGATTTGCTGTACTACACTCGAGATG GAGCCTATATCTGCCGGTGCTCTTTCGAACGCGCTCAGCCAGCCCCTGTCACCATTTTTCATCGGGCCCGCCGTCGATCTTCCTTCGCCACAGCAGCCCGATCCTGATTCGCCTGTAACTCAGTTCTTAGACCGCACATACGCCGAAAAGGGATCTCATTCAGTTGTTTATGTTGCATTCGGAACTGTTTTCTTCCCTCCTCCAAGCTCAACCTCTCACCTCATGGCTGCTCTGGACGAAATACCCAAGGCCGGGCTGAGGTTCATTTTTGCGCTTTCGTCTCGGGGTGCGCAAGTCGACCAATCGTGGATTGATGCGCATATTCGGGCCGGAAACGCGATCTTTCCAGAATGGACGAATCAAACTCAAGTGCTCGAACATCCT GCGATTCACTACTTTATATCCCACGGAGGATGGAGTTCGTCTACCGAGGCTCTTGTACGAGGTGTTCCGATGATATTTTGGCCGTTTGTC TCCGATCAACCTGCCAATGCTTCCCAAATTGCTAGCGTGCACAACTGCGGATTCGAACTGCTGCAAGTTCGCACCGGCCCCGCCAAGTCTGCAGCTTATCGAAACGGCGCCGAGGTCAAGATTGTGGGATCTGATGATGCCGTCCGCGAAGAGATGAGGGGCATACTTGAGCTGACTAAAGGTCCGAGAGGAGAGCATCAGCGGGCGAACACCAGGTTACTGGGGAAGGCTATTGCAAACTCACTCGCTCCTGGTGGGAGTGCAGACATCGAATTGGAGAAATTTGGTAAAATGATGGGTCTTTTGTAG
- a CDS encoding glycosyltransferase family 1 protein, with protein MSDSTLKHIIFISGPAWGHLRPAIKTALRMVEKFPDLFVSLYAYAPEMPKARRYLSAQSSEHASRIRIVSTPEDDEPRLPTINPTDIIKYLEDCFGIWIARELQEPSVTHAEGRAIRKPSWIIEDLLNGGVSVPCKHVHGLPIAAWWVSTAASLMGHVGNKDNGHSGRIFEYISHHPDFSLEEASEMFLQAISDRLVCIPGVFVHHEWELFPQNIPMLGPFFTTSFGRWLNLLKHVDIMTCCTTFEMEPISAGALAYGLDKPLTTFFVGPGVDLAAPSPIDPEPRVARFLDSALVEKGAHSVIYIAFGSIFFPPPTSLSHLIAAIDEIPKAGLKFILALSSPIAKIDQSWMDAHIQAGNAIFPEWTNQTAILEHPAVHYFLSHGGWNSISEALVRGVPMILWPMAGDQPTNAVQISAMHDCGFELLQVRTGPAKSTAYQNATEVKIVGTDDAVRNEMKHILELTKGPRGGHQRRNVELLGKAIVKSLAPSGSGDLELERFGKALGL; from the exons ATGTCCGATTCAACGTTGAAGCACATTATATTTATCTCTGGGCCCGCCTGGG GCCATCTGCGGCCAGCTATAAAAACAGCTCTCAGGATGGTCGAAAAGTTCCCAGATTTATTCGTTT CTCTATATGCTTATGCCCCGGAAATGCCTAAAGCAAGGAGATATCTGAGCGCTCAGTCTTCCGAACACGCGAGCCGAATCAGGATTGTGAGTACTCCTGAAGATGACGAGCCCAGGCTACCGACGATCAACCCAACCGACATAATCAAATACCTGGAAGATTGCTTCGGGATATGGATAGCTAGAGAACTTCAGGAACCCAGCGTAACTCATGCTGAAGGTCGAGCTATTAGAAAGCCAAGTTGGATAATTGAAGACCTTCTTAACGGAGGTGTATCGGTACCTTGCAAACACGTTCATGGGCTGCCTATTGCAGCGTGGTGGGTATCCACAGCTGCGTCGCTAATGGG TCATGTGGGGAATAAGGACAACGGGCACAGTGGTAGAATTTTCGAATACATATCCCATCATCCTGACTTTTCGCTCGAGGAAGCTAGCGAGATGTTCCTACAG GCAATTTCTGATCGATTAGTTTGCATTCCGGGTGTTTTTGTTCACCATGAATGGGAGCTTTTCCCTCAAAACATCCCCATGCTCGGGCCATTCTTCACGACCTCGTTCGGGCGATGGTTGAATCTGCTCAAACACGTTGACATAATGACTTGCTGCACGACTTTTGAAATG GAACCAATCTCGGCCGGTGCTCTCGCCTACGGACTTGATAAGCCATTGACTACTTTCTTTGTGGGACCTGGAGTAGATCTGGCTGCACCTAGTCCAATTGATCCCGAACCCCGAGTCGCACGGTTCCTAGATAGTGCATTGGTCGAAAAAGGCGCGCACTCGGTTATCTACATTGCCTTTGGGTCGATCTTCTTTCCTCCTCCGACCTCGTTGTCCCATCTGATTGCAGCCATTGACGAGATACCCAAGGCCGGGCTCAAATTTATTTTAGCTCTCTCTTCTCCGATTGCCAAAATTGATCAATCCTGGATGGACGCGCATATACAGGCGGGGAATGCAATATTCCCCGAGTGGACGAACCAAACCGCGATTCTCGAGCATCCT GCCGTTCATTACTTCTTGTCTCATGGCGGATGGAACTCAATCTCAGAGGCGCTTGTCCGTGGGGTTCCTATGATCCTTTGGCCCATGGCT GGAGATCAACCAACGAACGCTGTGCAAATTTCTGCTATGCACGACTGCGGTTTTGAGCTTCTCCAAGTTCGCACCGGACCTGCCAAGTCCACAGCCTATCAAAATGCTACCGAAGTCAAGATTGTGGGCACGGACGACGCGGTTCGCAATGAGATGAAGCATATTCTAGAGCTTACTAAAGGTCCGAGGGGCGGACACCAACGAAGGAACGTTGAGCTGTTGGGCAAGGCTATTGTCAAATCGCTAGCGCCAAGCGGAAGCGGGGACTTGGAACTAGAGAGGTTCGGTAAAGCATTGGGGCTCTGA
- a CDS encoding alpha/beta hydrolase family protein, with amino-acid sequence MDARTEPELGAPLHWASVDFDAISFCRDTFGSPTTNSDFTSINRTANSNQLVLFPLGHGWVLHSECSAEFCNVESKIKMRWSERRTLNDMAPRGPILFGVAALASVVSASSWSLPEGYHRFAPRTEGFNWSPCDEDASGSRECSRFEVPLDWANSTAGKATLAVARYKATATPRLGTLFINPGGPGGSGVGTIISSNAEELSSMSGGQYDIVSWDPRGVGSSVPRAECFKTAAEEAAFWEGTIPHAGLEARGNFTDQHDLDVFYEQVDEVDVLLEELGERCINFSPETFQYIGTAAAVRDMVAMHDILEGPDKPIDFWGLSYGTVIGIYLVNMFPDRVGRVVLDGVVDPVYWANHPAHEMWGVKTESTDEALTGFVTACAAAGPSGCALATNDSTPESLRALMYGLIDAAYDYKRQVGPNATIGSANIRSILYQGMYSPTGWPRLANQLARCVDEFRNASLLSNSTHKRSIRAPLVDLVRRQNTNNGTSEDERAVDYSFQGVTCADAADPGNVTTKDVFDFMVKVSREVSPICNEADPVTPYISAKRVADALGDSAILIEQDDYGHSSLAMHSTCTITALQDYFMSNKLPSQDKLCGTNQELFPGPGVTKATVSKLSAHSLSTNSISLEEELKDELEKAREHGDKLFIAVIALATAAGLLLLGVLFSCIRSRQKSKRALATYIPRRAFEKGGEDEGHTYDDPYHEGAGAKPGGYSRVET; translated from the exons ATGGACGCGCGGACCGAGCCAGAGCTTGGAGCCCCATTGCACTGGGCGTCTGTCGATTTCGATGCTATCTCCTTCTGTAGGGATACCTTCGGATCCCCTACCACGAATAGCGATTTTACTTCGATTAACCGTACCGCCAATTCCAAC CAATTGGTACTCTTCCCTCTCGGGCATGGATGGGTTCTACACAGTGAATGCAGTGCCGAATTTTGTAACGTCGAGTCaaagataaagatgcgatgGAGTGAACGACGTACGCTTAACGATATGGCTCCTCGAGGACCTATTCTATTTGGCGTCGCTGCGCTTGCCTCGGTTGTCAGCGCAAGCTCTTGGTCGCTCCCCGAGGGCTACCATCGATTTGCACCTCGTACAGAGGGATTCAACTGGAGCCCTTGTGATGAGGATGCCTCTGGTTCCCGTGAATGCTCCCGTTTTGAGGTTCCTCTCGATTGGGCAAATAGTACTGCTGGAAAGGCAACGCTTGCCGTCGCGCGATACAAGGCCACAGCAACTCCTAGACTTGGGACTCTGTTTATCAATCCTGGTGGCCCAG GTGGCAGTGGAGTAGGAACAATAATATCATCCAACGCCGAAGAACTTTCTTCAATGTCGGGTGGCCAGTACGACATCGTTA GTTGGGATCCTCGTGGTGTCGGTTCTTCTGTCCCGCGCGCAGAATGCTTCAAGACCGCAGCTGAAGAAGCCGCGTTCTGGGAGGGCACCATTCCACACGCCGGGTTAGAGGCTCGAGGAAATTTCACCGATCAGCATGATCTTGATGTCTTTTACGAACAAGTCGACGAAGTGGACGTCTTGCTTGAGGAACTCGGCGAAAGATGCATAAATTTTAGTCCTGAGACTTTCCAGTATATCGGAACCGCTGCTGCTGTACGTGATATGGTTGCGATGCATGATATTCTAGAGGGACCGGATAAGCCCATCGATTTTTGGGGATTATCTTACGGCACAGTCATTGGCATCTATTTGGTCAACA TGTTCCCGGATCGCGTTGGGCGCGTAGTACTTGACGGTGTTGTGGATCCTGTGTACTGGGCGAACCACCCCGCGCACGAG ATGTGGGGAGTCAAGACAGAGTCGACCGATGAAGCATTGACAGGATTCGTTACTGCGTGTGCTGCTGCTGGCCCATCGGGATGCGCCCTCGCTACCAATGATTCTACTCCTGAAAGTCTCCGGGCACTGATGTACGGTCTAATCGAT GCTGCCTATGATTACAAGCGCCAAGTAGGCCCAAATGCCACGATTGGGTCTGCAAACATTCGGT CTATACTGTACCAGGGAATGTACTCGCCAACGGGATGGCCCAGATTGGCAAATCAATTAGCTAGATGCGTTGATGAATTCCGCAACGCCTCATTGTTATCAAACTCGACCCACAAGCGATCAATTCGTGCACCCTTAGTCGACCTTGTTCGTCGTCAAAATACCAACAACGGAACCTCTGAAGATGAAAGGGCTGTCGACTACTCGTTCCAAGGCGTAACGTGCGCAGATGCAGCTGACCCAGGCAACGTCACCACCAAGGATGTCTTCGATTTCATGGTAAAGGTTTCTCGTGAAGTTAGTCCAATAT GCAATGAAGCCGATCCCGTGACACCTTATATCTCTGCAAAAAGGGTTGCAGACGCATTGGGCGATTCTGCTATTTTGATTGAACAAGACGACTATGGT CACTCGTCGCTCGCTATGCACTCGACCTG CACGATAACTGCACTTCAGGATTATTTTATGAGTAATAAGCTTCCTAGCCAAGATAAACTTTGCGGA ACAAATCAAGAGCTTTTCCCCGGACCTGGCGTCACAAAAGCTACGGTATCTAAACTCAGTGCCCACAGCCTGTCGACCAATTCTATCTCGCTCGAGGAAGAACTGAAAGATGAGCTGGAAAAGGCTCGTGAACATGGGGACAAATTGTTCATCGCCGTCATTGCACTTGCCACCGCCGCCGGCCTTTTGCTCCTGGGCGTCCTGTTCTCGTGCATTCGTAGTCGTCAGAAATCGAAACGTGCACTCGCCACATATATACCCCGCAGAGCATTTGAAAAAGGAGGTGAGGACGAAGGACACACGTATGACGATCCTTACCACGAGGGAGCGGGCGCCAAGCCAGGTGGATACTCGCGCGTCGAGACATGA
- a CDS encoding Retrotransposable element Tf2 protein — protein MLPDPVFANVALVTPEKELQQQIEAALDQDESLEEILQFLQNESKAPPSIKRAFKDYEMEAGLLFYQGRIVVPDIGTLRTDLLCIFHNSPLASHPGRQQTLELVSRNYYWPGICADTYWHIDSCETCQRICKPKYASIPPQPLELPTRPWQHISYNMIVDLPKDGGNNSILVIVDSFSKYIILVECSKKLKAPELADLFLRHVWKRYGMPEKTVSDCGRVFNNKFLKALYQQLGIDPHYSLAYHPQSNGQTERVNPTVEHFLRAYSGINQKDWVKWLPMAEFAYNNAVHSSTGKSLFKALYRWEPSLTPSNVPTNVPEADKMATQMEA, from the coding sequence ATGCTTCCAGACCCTGTGTTTGCCAATGTAGCCCTAGTTACTCCTGAAAAGGAACTCCAACAACAAATTGAGGCAGCACTGGATCAGGATGAGTccctggaagaaatcctacaATTCCTGCAAAATGAGTCTAAGGCACCACCCTCTATCAAACGCGCGTTCAAGGACTACGAGATGGAAGCAGGCTTgctattctaccaaggacgcatTGTGGTACCAGACATTGGAACATTAAGGACAGACCTGCTCTGCAtattccacaacagccctTTAGCCAGTCACCCAGGTAGACAGCAAACACTGGAACTTGTTtcaaggaattactactggcccggaATATGCGCAGACACTTACTGGCACAtagactcctgtgaaacttgcCAACGCATTTGCAAACCCAAGTATGCTTCCATCCCCCCCCAGCCACTGGAACTACCAAcaagaccctggcaacacatctcctacaacatgattgtagacttGCCAAAGGATGGAGGGAACAACTCAatcttggtcattgtggacagTTTCAGCAAGTACATCATACTGGTggaatgctccaaaaagctcaaggctcCTGAGCTAGCAGATTTGTTCTTACgtcacgtatggaaacgctacGGTATGCCTGAAAAAACAGTATCAGATTgtggaagggtcttcaacaacaaattcctcaAGGCGCTGTACCAGCAattgggaatagacccccattACTCCTTGGCttaccacccccagagcaatgGCCAAACGGAGCGGGTAAACCCCACAGTTGAGCACTTCCtaagggcttactcaggaaTCAATcagaaagactgggtcaaatggttacctatggcggaatttgcctacaacaatgcagtACACAGTAGCACCGGCAAATCCCTGTTTAAAGCACTATACAGGTGGGAACCATCACTTACCCCAAGCAATGTTCCAACCAacgtccctgaggcagacaAAATGGCCACCCAAATGGAAGCTTGA
- a CDS encoding peptidase C14, whose protein sequence is MSSTPRPKRGPLDFLAPQTTKRPRSHATTPEPAAGADNATQVSGPSSSEVPHVGPAATVSRDMSTSPPPPIEDSPMQKMAQSSHHEATSATGSGVKTSREKSADGALPKRVSKALKVFRQGVGLFPPLQVAIDVMISCLEALEIDPGYKTEYEELLLELETLSQTLANHVQKSNPAHMSDFITRMKKSITEQMKVIEKKRGQPIERNIAKAEQDQREVLRAYHGIERAFRQLQADATMRVWSSVEEQTANNRLKELSPSKSAVYNSTLATEVNRRSCTEHTRTQILLELDEWSADSQTPNIYWMSGMAGTGKTTIAYTFAETLRKRGLLGASFFCTRRSSECHDVGRIIPTITYQLARYSMSFQTAVVEVLGRDPDIGTQALTEQCERLIKEPLDRVKDDIPDGLVVVIDALDECNSANGVGTMLDVLFRVAADLPVKFFVTSRPEPDIRHRIESQSDRSRSICRLHDIEESLVQADIELYIRDELANSTVSESEVSHLARLSGCLFIYAATSIRYIRRKRTVVDRDRLEAILGSSSKSGPRHVGIDRLYTTILEAAIGELEDEPEEQDEMYRMLWTAVCAREPVDVDTLAALAGIKPTRADMLLQSLYSVLHVSERKSKITTLHASFPDFMFDKTRSTRFYCDEAKHCQLLGERCFKVMEDQLRFNICGLESSFVTDSKVENIEDRITRSISPALSYTAHYWGDHAVKSTPCEAVRKGLEGFLSYRLLFWMEGESGSSDLMQSLNDSWIFVSKYAAGLGSESTPHIYISALAFCHHSSSVHKQYWGRTRGLLHLQGPAIEQSQTALLATWSAHSAPYSLAFSPDGSRFAVGFLDGTVRVLHGHSGAVALGPLQGHTEWVRCVAFSPDGSLLASASNDGTVIVRDAQTGNCIYDVIREHKSRVTSVCFSPNGKYLLSGSDDGTTRMWDSGNGSVIPNSIKRYIYRTTCTAFSPDGKHIAHGLVRSRSPIVIYNASTGKSLSFPFDAHQSPVESIAFSPNSKHLLTGHRSSELRIWSLQDGTATHSPPKVHNNRITSIGFLPLGDKLITGSDRCVYIWDAENGYSNPCLLGTHNNSLSSAAFSPNGTRVALCSLDGVKMWNALYSTSSHASSWKTPTMTVYSVAILPDGSRIAAAGLDNAVYMFNAHDGTPALEPLFAHALWINLVVFSLNSRYLASGGVGDICLWDATSGKLLSGPL, encoded by the exons ATGTCTTCTACGCCCCGCCCCAAACGGGGCCCACTTGACTTTTTGGCCCCCCAAACCACAAAGCGTCCGCGATCACATGCTACGACACCAGAGCCTGCCGCGGGTGCTGATAATGCGACTCAAGTATCCGGCCCCTCCTCAAGCGAAGTACCTCACGTGGGGCCTGCCGCTACGGTTTCTCGTGATATGTCGACTTCACCTCCGCCTCCCATCGAAGATAGCCCAATGCAGAAGATGGCCCAGTCTTCTCACCATGAGGCTACATCTGCCACGGGGTCTGGAGTAAAAACCTCTCGCGAAAAATCAGCCGACGGGGCACTGCCCAAACGCGTTAGCAAGGCGCTTAAAGTCTTTCGTCAAGGCGTTGGACTATTCCCGCCACTACAGGTCGCTATCGACGTTATGATATCATGTCTCGAGGCACTCGAG ATAGACCCAGGGTACAAGACGGAGTACGAAGAACTCCTACTCGAACTAGAGACGCTGAGTCAGACCCTAGCCAATCATGTACAGAAGTCAAACCCTGCGCATATGTCTGACTTCATAACCAGAATGAAGAA GTCGATAACGGAACAAATGAAGGTCATTGAAAAGAAACGGGGTCAACCTATAGAACGTAACATAGCAAAAGCCGAACAAGATCAGCGCGAGgtcctgagagcataccatgGGATCGAGAGGGCGTTCCGCCAACTACAA GCCGATGCGACAATGAGGGTATGGAGCAGTGTGGAAGAGCAGACCGCA AATAACCGTCTCAAGGAGCTGTCCCCATCTAAATCAGCTGTATATAACTCCACTCTCGCTACCGAAGTCAATCGCCGATCGTGTACCGAACACACACGCACCCAGATCCTGCTCGAGCTCGACGAATGGTCAGCCGACTCTCAGACACCGAACATCTACTGGATGAGTGGCATGGCTGGCACAGGCAAGACCACCATCGCATATACCTTTGCCGAGACTCTCAGGAAACGTGGGCTGCTTGGCGCGAGCTTCTTCTGCACGCGAAGATCGAGCGAGTGCCACGACGTGGGACGAATCATACCGACAATCACATATCAACTTGCCCGCTACTCAATGAGTTTTCAAACCGCGGTCGTGGAGGTGCTGGGAAGGGATCCTGACATCGGGACCCAGGCTCTAACGGAGCAATGCGAACGACTGATCAAAGAGCCGCTAGATCGAGTGAAGGACGACATACCGGATGGCCTTGTGGTGGTGATTGATGCACTTGACGAATGCAACAGCGCGAACGGGGTAGGAACGATGCTCGACGTGCTCTTCAGAGTCGCTGCCGATCTGCCTGTGAAGTTCTTCGTGACCAGCCGACCCGAGCCGGACATCCGCCATAGGATAGAGTCCCAGTCCGACCGGAGCCGTTCGATCTGCAGGCTACATGACATCGAGGAGTCACTTGTGCAAGCGGACATCGAGCTATACATTCGGGACGAACTTGCAAACAGCACTGTATCCGAGTCCGAGGTCAGCCATCTTGCGAGGCTGTCCGGTTGCTTGTTCATATACGCGGCCACATCGATTCGGTACATTCGACGAAAAAGGACTGTGGTTGACCGGGATCGACTTGAAGCTATTCTCGGCTCATCTTCCAAATCGGGTCCACGACACGTTGGAATTGACCGGCTGTATACAACAATCCTTGAAGCTGCAATTGGGGAACTAGAGGACGAACCAGAGGAACAAGACGAAATGTACCGAATGCTATGGACGGCAGTTTGCGCTCGAGAGCCGGTCGACGTCGACACACTCGCAGCGCTCGCCGGTATAAAGCCGACAAGAGCCGACATGCTGCTGCAGTCTCTGTACTCGGTGCTGCACGTGTCAGAACGCAAGAGCAAAATCACCACGCTGCATGCATCGTTCCCTGACTTTATGTTTGACAAGACACGATCGACACGGTTCTACTGCGACGAGGCGAAACACTGTCAGCTGCTGGGCGAACGGTGCTTCAAGGTGATGGAAGACCAGCTGCGGTTCAACATATGTGGTCTGGAAAGCTCGTTTGTAACTGATAGCAAAGTAGAGAACATAGAAGACCGGATAACAAGGTCAATCTCGCCGGCGCTATCGTATACTGCGCATTATTGGGGAGACCATGCGGTCAAGAGCACGCCTTGTGAGGCAGTTCGGAAAGGGCTAGAAGGCTTCCTATCGTATCGActgctgttctggatggag GGCGAAAGTGGATCATCAGATCTGATGCAGTCACTGAATGACTCGTGGATCTTTGTCTCAAAGTATGCGGCCGGATTGGGTTCGGAGTCGAcgccgcatatatacatctcgGCATTGGCATTTTGCCATCACTCAAGCTCGGTACACAAACAATACTGGGGCCGCACTCGGGGGCTCCTTCATCTGCAAGGGCCTGCAATagaacaaagtcaaacagcgCTACTTGCAACGTGGTCAGCGCACTCGGCGCCCTACTCGCTAGCATTCTCCCCTGACGGGTCTCGATTTGCAGTTGGATTTCTTGATGGCACAGTTCGCGTATTGCATGGCCACAGCGGAGCAGTTGCTCTAGGACCCCTCCAGGGGCACACCGAATGGGTCAGATGTGTGGCATTCTCTCCCGACGGATCGCTGCTTGCCTCTGCTTCTAACGACGGCACAGTCATTGTCCGGGATGCACAAACGGGCAACTGCatatatgacgtcatcagGGAGCATAAAAGTAGGGTGACGTCAGTGTGTTTTTCGCCCAATGGCAAGTATCTCCTCTCAGGGTCCGATGACGGGACAACGCGGATGTGGGACAGTGGCAATGGCAGTGTCATACccaactccatcaaacgctATATTTACCGAACCACCTGCACGGCATTCTCTCCCGATGGCAAGCATATTGCCCATGGCTTGGTGAGAAGTAGATCTCCTATTGTTATTTACAACGCATCCACTGGCAAGTCTCTCTCATTTCCATTTGACGCTCATCAATCCCCAGTGGAATCAATCGCCTTTTCACCAAACAGCAAGCACCTTCTCACTGGCCATAGATCCAGTGAATTGCGCATCTGGAGTCTACAGGACGGCACCGCCACACACTCCCCACCCAAAGTACACAACAACAGAATCACATCCATTGGGTTTTTGCCGCTCGGAGACAAACTCATCACTGGCTCTGATAGGTGCGTATATATATGGGATGCAGAGAACGGCTACTCAAACCCTTGCCTACTTGGCACACACAACAATTCGCTTTCCTCCGCTGCGTTCTCACCCAATGGCACACGAGTTGCATTGTGCTCATTGGATGGCGTCAAGATGTGGAACGCACTCTACTCAACATCTTCTCACGCATCAAGCTGGAAGACGCCAACAATGACAGTCTATTCTGTTGCAATCTTGCCTGATGGGTCACGCATTGCAGCAGCGGGTCTTGACAATGCGGTCTATATGTTCAATGCACACGACGGCACTCCCGCTCTCGAGCCACTTTTTGCACACGCCCTTTGGATCAACTTGGTGGTGTTCTCACTCAACAGCAGATACCTTGCTTCAGGCGGTGTTGGCGATATATGTTTGTGGGATGCCACCAGTGGCAAGCTGCTCTCGGGCCCACTTTGA